The following is a genomic window from Desulfonatronovibrio magnus.
AGTCCATTTTCTATTCCTATGTGGACCTGGGTGGAAAGCCCATGGCAAGCTGAATAAACAGGAGCGCAGATAGCAGTGGAAAAACGCGAATCAAGAAGTACCTGGCGGCTGACAACAACAAACACCCGGAAGGCTTTAGGGTCATTGCCAGGGGCCTT
Proteins encoded in this region:
- a CDS encoding type II toxin-antitoxin system PemK/MazF family toxin — protein: KAPGNDPKAFRVFVVVSRQVLLDSRFSTAICAPVYSACHGLSTQVHIGIENGLKHESSIHCDELVSIPKRMLSDFIGSLNLEQMKKLDQALAIALELD